Proteins encoded in a region of the Babesia bovis T2Bo chromosome 4 map unlocalized Chr4_2, whole genome shotgun sequence genome:
- a CDS encoding Cytoskeletal-regulatory complex EF hand family protein, whose translation MADPFVESRLTGWRTQLHDTCMKHLTLSPAQDDCFRKLFLRWDRRGFGSMDGDNARRLFRTAGLPDEILFDIWSVADIDGTGELDYRAFCICCVLIAHAQMNPELLSHVDWLMDMDFVNRVASGVPMSEYLPYFDLEALDICERGEMPDITPDEAMRYEKLFYTLDRDGDGYLEGQDVREYYIMRNELNDEELLRIWEIADADVDGRLTMKEFMVMEHLVHYSISKANKYSQSRLMHSQHRDDGFKLSSVTKDYEQVSSVNGDVHRSGMIKETPHDLNSTRTTEADNSSTKQHAKELMPIVTESKPETEHQAYTKPAAFNDSTVGEEPEMDVTDSTKIKDHAESLKLHVADLEAEVEKLRSENSQLMAMYNQSEERIEQLHALHKMHAMEMEAEQAALRKEERELNELQDRIKSLRREKLKHESEQQALRDALMHTEDAEQTMLRSVRSEHSKVTAIRGERIQTMRTTIELLESLHPAINSPGTQKPTMRAINDRNVVHDSKGIRVTAAESVMERRLNPHMSSRHNTEWAQKQGEVYQG comes from the coding sequence ATGGCCGACCCATTTGTAGAAAGTAGGTTGACCGGTTGGCGTACACAGCTACATGATACCTGTATGAAACACCTTACGCTATCTCCAGCCCAGGATGACTGCTTTAGAAAGTTATTCTTACGATGGGATCGCAGAGGGTTTGGTTCAATGGATGGAGATAATGCGCGAAGGCTATTCAGAACGGCGGGACTGCCTGATGAAATATTGTTCGATATTTGGAGCGTAGCAGATATCGACGGTACAGGTGAACTCGATTATAGAGCATTCTGCATATGCTGCGTTCTCATTGCACATGCACAAATGAATCCAGAGCTCCTGTCACACGTGGATTGGTTAATGGATATGGATTTTGTCAACCGAGTGGCCAGCGGCGTGCCCATGTCAGAATATTTACCGTACTTCGACCTAGAAGCACTAGACATATGCGAACGAGGAGAGATGCCAGATATCACGCCGGATGAAGCTATGCGATATGAAAAGTTATTTTATACACTAGATAGAGATGGAGATGGATACCTAGAGGGACAAGATGTAAGGGAATATTACATCATGAGGAATGAACTGAATGATGAAGAACTACTGCGAATATGGGAAATCGCAGACGCAGATGTCGACGGTAGGCTGACAATGAAGGAATTCATGGTAATGGAGCACCTAGTGCACTATTCAATATCCAAGGCAAACAAATATTCACAATCACGACTCATGCACTCCCAGCACAGAGATGACGGATTTAAGCTTTCTTCAGTCACAAAAGATTACGAACAGGTGTCTAGCGTCAATGGAGATGTACATAGATCGGGAATGATTAAAGAAACTCCACATGATCTCAACAGTACAAGAACAACAGAAGCAGATAACAGTTCCACGAAACAGCATGCCAAGGAACTAATGCCAATAGTCACAGAAAGTAAGCCAGAGACTGAGCACCAAGCATATACCAAACCTGCTGCATTTAATGACTCGACTGTAGGTGAAGAGCCTGAAATGGATGTTACCGATAGCACCAAAATAAAGGATCACGCAGAGTCCTTGAAGCTACATGTGGCAGACCTAGAAGCTGAAGTGGAGAAACTACGCTCAGAAAATAGCCAACTTATGGCGATGTATAACCAAAGTGAAGAGCGTATCGAGCAGCTCCATGCATTACATAAAATGCACGCAATGGAAATGGAAGCAGAACAGGCAGCACTTAGAAAAGAAGAGCGTGAACTTAATGAACTCCAAGATCGTATCAAATCACTAAGACGTGAGAAACTGAAACATGAGAGTGAACAGCAAGCACTGCGAGATGCACTCATGCATACTGAAGATGCTGAACAGACAATGCTAAGATCAGTTCGAAGTGAGCATAGCAAGGTAACAGCAATAAGAGGTGAACGTATACAGACAATGCGAACAACCATTGAGCTCCTGGAATCACTGCATCCGGCAATCAACAGTCCTGGTACCCAGAAACCAACAATGCGAGCAATAAATGATCGTAATGTAGTACACGACTCCAAAGGTATACGAGTCACAGCAGCGGAAAGCGTCATGGAAAGAAGACTCAACCCGCACATGTCGTCACGCCATAATACAGAATGGGCACAAAAGCAAGGTGAAGTGTACCAAGGATGA
- a CDS encoding ATP12 chaperone family protein, whose translation MLHYMRLFSIQRYKRCTLRLLSTAADVLHRVRLRDKSPVCICRKSAEAVELGPQFAISLDGALLESPLGNLMTTRSRIVAELVVDEWRSHIGQLTRFGTIPTTMLLSEMIDLCPSMRDAVLKGIMLALNFDTALRFDRRDVVELPPLESISTLDTRHMDALAKLDLDVLQSSYLLPILEKFAKIRGTSPLAHSASLTTELQQPPDVLKHIEHMLHSMPLHELVTMNNVHKRLKSVILPMELLDGVIGATQALRASRLEETLQAASWGINDEFLDHEETMLKELNAALRFREAHIHSGT comes from the coding sequence ATGCTGCATTATATGCGATTATTTAGTATACAGCGCTATAAGCGCTGCACGCTTAGATTACTGTCTACAGCGGCTGACGTACTACACAGAGTACGGCTGCGCGATAAGTCACCAGTGTGTATATGCCGTAAAAGCGCAGAAGCAGTTGAACTAGGGCCACAATTTGCTATATCGCTCGATGGAGCGCTATTAGAATCACCTTTAGGAAACTTAATGACCACAAGGTCACGAATAGTTGCTGAACTAGTGGTAGACGAGTGGCGTAGCCATATTGGACAACTTACTCGATTCGGTACCATTCCAACTACTATGCTGCTATCTGAGATGATTGACCTGTGTCCCTCGATGCGTGATGCGGTTTTGAAGGGAATCATGCTGGCGCTTAATTTCGATACCGCCCTAAGATTCGATCGCAGAGATGTTGTAGAGTTACCTCCATTAGAAAGCATATCAACATTGGATACCAGACACATGGACGCGTTAGCCAAATTGGATTTGGATGTGTTACAGTCCAGTTATTTGCTACCCATACTGGAGAAGTTTGCTAAGATAAGGGGTACCAGCCCATTGGCACATTCAGCAAGCTTGACAACTGAGTTGCAACAGCCACCTGATGTGTTAAAACATATAGAACATATGCTCCACTCAATGCCGCTACATGAACTTGTCACAATGAATAATGTGCACAAACGTCTGAAATCGGTTATACTACCCATGGAACTACTCGATGGCGTAATTGGGGCTACACAAGCGCTGAGGGCATCACGCCTGGAAGAAACATTACAAGCCGCCTCCTGGGGAATCAATGACGAGTTCCTGGATCATGAAGAAACAATGCTAAAGGAGTTGAATGCAGCACTAAGATTCCGCGAAGCGCATATACACAGTGGTACATAA
- a CDS encoding putative T-complex protein 1 zeta subunit — MSVNILNRQADSLQAMAALATNIHAAKSLCDIVKTNLGPKGTCKMLVNGAGNIKITKDGSVLLSEMMIQHPTAMILCRAASAMDEITGDGTTSNVMLSSNLMKNSEDHILYEGVHPKFITDGFTVAVEKALECIASLRVPVGPCDKLDWEILANVAKTCACTKLPRSLALHIAHEVVEAIRLIYRPDEPLDLFMIEVIHMRHRLASETQLVRGMVLDHGARHPDMPKKIKNAYILTLNCSLEYERSEVHSGFSYSSAEQRERLVSSERKFTDEKVQKIIDLKRKVCTPENGRTFCVLNQKGIDPPALDMLARDGIVALRRVKRRNMERLTLCCGGNACNSVEDLSEDDLGFAEVVYEQVVGEEKYTYVEGVRNPRSCTLLIKGSSDYSIAQIKDAIRDCLRAVKNAIEDGYVLPGAGAVELHIYNQLMKYASQVKGKARYGVQVFAESVLSIPKTIADNAGLDGREVVLELLDIDSEYSRQVGIDLSTGKYLIPAAEGIWDNYNVKQQTITIATTVAQQMLLVDEIIKAGRSMSAKSA, encoded by the coding sequence ATGTCGGTAAACATTTTAAACAGGCAGGCAGACAGCCTTCAGGCTATGGCGGCTTTGGCCACCAATATCCATGCTGCTAAGAGCCTGTGTGACATTGTAAAGACAAACCTTGGTCCTAAGGGTACGTGCAAGATGCTCGTCAACGGCGCTGGCAACATTAAAATAACTAAGGACGGTTCTGTTCTGCTAAGTGAGATGATGATTCAGCATCCCACTGCTATGATTTTATGCAGGGCTGCTTCAGCTATGGACGAGATTACTGGTGACGGTACTACATCCAACGTGATGTTGTCTTCTAACCTAATGAAGAACAGTGAGGACCATATATTGTACGAGGGTGTGCATCCTAAGTTTATCACTGATGGTTTTACGGTAGCTGTTGAGAAGGCCTTGGAGTGTATCGCTTCTTTGAGGGTACCTGTTGGTCCTTGCGACAAGCTTGACTGGGAGATTCTTGCTAACGTGGCTAAAACCTGCGCTTGCACGAAATTACCACGTTCTCTAGCACTTCACATCGCACACGAAGTGGTAGAAGCTATTAGGCTCATATACCGTCCTGATGAACCGCTTGACTTGTTTATGATTGAGGTGATTCATATGCGTCATCGTTTAGCTTCGGAGACCCAGTTAGTCCGTGGTATGGTACTTGACCACGGTGCGAGGCACCCAGACATGCCCAAGAAGATCAAGAATGCCTACATTCTGACCCTTAACTGCTCCTTGGAGTACGAGCGTAGCGAGGTCCACTCTGGATTTTCCTACTCCAGTGCGGAGCAGCGTGAGCGTTTGGTTTCATCGGAGCGCAAATTCACTGACGAGAAGGTGCAGAAGATTATAGACCTTAAGCGTAAGGTCTGTACACCGGAAAACGGTCGCACGTTCTGTGTTCTTAACCAAAAGGGTATCGACCCACCTGCTTTGGACATGTTGGCCCGTGATGGTATTGTTGCCTTACGTCGCGTTAAGCGCCGTAATATGGAGCGTCTGACCTTATGTTGCGGTGGTAATGCCTGCAACAGTGTGGAGGACCTAAGTGAGGATGACCTGGGTTTTGCCGAGGTCGTCTATGAACAGGTGGTCGGGGAGGAGAAATACACGTACGTGGAGGGCGTGCGCAACCCTCGCAGCTGTACTTTACTGATAAAGGGATCTAGTGACTACAGTATCGCTCAAATAAAGGATGCCATCCGAGATTGCCTGCGTGCTGTAAAAAACGCGATTGAGGATGGCTACGTCCTCCCTGGTGCTGGTGCTGTGGAACTCCACATATACAACCAGCTTATGAAGTACGCTTCCCAGGTTAAGGGCAAGGCTCGTTATGGCGTGCAGGTATTTGCGGAGAGCGTGCTTTCGATACCTAAGACCATCGCGGACAATGCTGGCCTAGATGGTCGTGAGGTTGTGCTGGAGCTTCTAGACATCGACAGCGAGTACAGTCGTCAGGTTGGCATTGACCTATCTACTGGTAAGTACCTGATTCCCGCAGCTGAGGGTATTTGGGACAACTACAACGTCAAGCAGCAGACCATAACTATTGCCACCACTGTAGCGCAGCAGATGCTCTTGGTCGACGAGATCATCAAGGCAGGCAGATCCATGAGCGCAAAGTCTGCATAA
- a CDS encoding RNA recognition motif domain containing protein — protein sequence MKSLEKSGRKTVDNGSGSVEFSTESMLRDIKNVIDSFGVDVTEFGENNEDAIDLSSLPSDRLLIPEDILDDTEDAKPTSADSKRSKRPLDKGVVDDKKPLKKLSAAKLESQETSDTTSAVSSENAGPPTKKPRTSVRLVFTNVDSSEGDFKSLINNHASVCGKYDNCFMTARGKVVVIVANSEIANAYISRLNGYELNGKSISVSISSRLSTDDGKKSYMPSKNSYKSLALHNVPKQVAESDLAKSISDIPGASYKCLEKSDNGTWKVSFDTVQECIKFNSLINGTSLVFTLGDRTKKSRIRCEAPSFGVKTSRAGRVFVQNLPFNTSVKHLEALAHTFDKGATVHMPGGDKKKGFAFIQFTNANVANKAILRLNGSEFRGRNIRLTMALPTEIYADKPKTSEGDHPEDDIDPDNDEHEGSDTSNADLDAATEEGKSLNEDTVNLESNSSADQQQRTIFVRNLSYESTESGLREYFNTFGAVESCKICKDSSGGSRGTAFIMFKNVDDARKVLDLEELALERDAEFARSAETSRSRVKLSKAAGLGFSLNGRRLKLSSAISREEASTLKKREPAPKEEFSNKKHSELLMEGVILETSPEFQNLTPAQKKLQLDSWKEKVEKMKNPNMFVNPKRLCIRNLPNNVDVNNLRTAIASHFRKSVDLKKLYGTAKVDATRTIGKVTLLSDDKRKVTSGDTVMRRRKPFAFIDFDKEELALSALRYLSNNSELFGVKNCLFAEFAIEDSRALYVQRKRKEQYDSKLKEGKEAEPDKPSKAKKRKTYSRGQRQRMKRRESRAAQSSEADAISN from the coding sequence ATGAAATCGCTAGAGAAGAGTGGTCGTAAGACCGTGGATAACGGATCTGGTTCCGTTGAGTTTTCCACTGAATCCATGTTACGTGACATTAAGAATGTAATTGATTCATTTGGTGTGGATGTAACAGAATTTGGTGAAAACAATGAGGATGCAATAGATCTCAGTTCCCTCCCAAGTGATCGTCTATTGATTCCTGAGGATATTTTGGATGACACAGAGGATGCTAAACCTACTTCGGCAGATTCCAAAAGGTCTAAGCGGCCTTTGGACAAAGGGGTTGTTGATGACAAAAAGCCATTGAAAAAGTTATCTGCGGCTAAGTTGGAATCTCAGGAAACATCTGATACTACATCTGCTGTGTCATCAGAAAATGCTGGGCCTCCTACGAAGAAACCTCGCACATCAGTGCGTCTTGTATTTACCAATGTCGATTCTTCTGAGGGTGATTTTAAGTCACTGATTAACAACCACGCATCTGTTTGTGGTAAATACGACAATTGTTTCATGACAGCTCGTGGTAAGGTTGTGGTTATTGTGGCGAATTCCGAAATTGCCAATGCTTACATATCACGTTTAAATGGTTATGAGTTGAATGGTAAATCCATTTCAGTTTCTATATCCAGTCGTTTATCCACAGATGACGGTAAAAAATCATATATGCCATCTAAGAATTCTTACAAATCTCTGGCATTGCACAACGTACCAAAGCAGGTTGCGGAATCTGATTTAGCGAAGTCAATCAGTGATATCCCTGGCGCGTCATACAAATGTCTTGAAAAATCTGACAATGGCACTTGGAAGGTATCTTTTGATACGGTACAGGAATGTATTAAGTTTAATTCCTTAATTAACGGCACTTCTTTGGTTTTTACTTTGGGCGACCGTACTAAGAAATCACGAATCCGTTGTGAGGCACCGTCATTCGGGGTGAAGACCTCTCGTGCTGGACGTGTTTTCGTCCAGAATTTACCTTTTAACACTAGTGTCAAGCACCTTGAGGCCTTGGCTCATACTTTTGACAAGGGTGCTACTGTCCACATGCCTGGTGGCGATAAGAAAAAGGGATTCGCGTTTATTCAGTTTACGAATGCCAATGTGGCCAATAAGGCCATTCTTCGTTTGAACGGTTCTGAATTCCGTGGTCGTAATATCCGCTTAACAATGGCGCTTCCCACTGAGATATATGCTGACAAGCCCAAGACAAGTGAAGGGGACCATCCTGAAGACGATATTGATCCAGACAATGATGAACACGAGGGCAGCGACACAAGTAACGCTGACCTTGATGCGGCAACAGAAGAAGGCAAGTCTCTCAACGAAGATACGGTTAATCTGGAAAGCAATAGCAGCGCTGACCAGCAGCAGCGCACAATCTTCGTACGTAACCTTAGTTACGAATCTACGGAATCAGGTCTGCGAGAATACTTCAACACCTTTGGTGCTGTGGAATCGTGTAAGATTTGCAAGGACAGCTCTGGTGGTAGTCGGGGCACTGCGTTTATTATGTTCAAGAATGTCGATGATGCCCGGAAGGTATTGGATTTAGAGGAGCTTGCACTTGAGCGAGATGCCGAATTTGCCAGATCCGCTGAAACGTCGCGTTCACGAGTGAAGTTATCAAAAGCTGCTGGCCTTGGATTTTCTTTGAATGGTCGTAGGTTGAAGTTATCTAGTGCAATTAGCCGTGAGGAGGCTAGTACCCTGAAGAAGCGCGAGCCTGCACCGAAGGAAGAATTCAGCAATAAGAAGCACAGTGAACTACTTATGGAGGGTGTAATTCTGGAGACATCTCCAGAGTTCCAGAATCTGACTCCTGCTCAGAAGAAGTTACAGCTGGACAGTTGGAAGGAGAAGGTAgagaagatgaagaaccCAAACATGTTTGTGAATCCCAAGCGTTTATGCATTCGCAACTTACCAAACAACGTCGATGTCAATAATTTGCGCACTGCTATTGCAAGTCACTTCCGCAAGAGCGTAGACTTGAAGAAACTCTATGGTACTGCTAAGGTGGATGCCACTCGCACCATAGGCAAGGTAACACTTCTATCCGATGATAAGCGTAAGGTAACCTCTGGTGACACGGTAATGCGAAGGAGAAAGCCTTTTGCATTCATTGACTTTGATAAGGAGGAGCTTGCTCTGAGTGCACTTCGTTATTTGTCTAATAACTCTGAGCTGTTCGGGGTAAAGAATTGTCTGTTTGCTGAGTTTGCCATTGAGGACAGTCGTGCGCTTTACGTTCAACGTAAGCGTAAGGAACAATACGACTCGAAGTTGAAGGAAGGTAAGGAGGCTGAGCCTGATAAGCCATCGAAGGCCAAAAAGCGCAAAACATACAGCCGTGGTCAGCGGCAGCGTATGAAGCGCAGGGAAAGCCGTGCTGCACAATCTAGTGAGGCTGACGCCATCTCCAATTAG
- a CDS encoding putative glucosamine--fructose-6-phosphate aminotransferase codes for MSFVANIRDILYRGDNNSHCCDVKPRSRAARLADGIRRRFSWPFALRRAAECCGVVAYVGTQECRDILLDDIQSIKHRGYDSCGIGTMRSDGSIEVTKCSSYKAPANCFDRLRERLVDRHLGSTIGIAHTRWATMGPPTDENAHPHCDPKGRVALVHNGTVTNTVELFNEMCAKLRENGLEPHQIYGSDMRCPDSDSSAIAYLIGLNLDLGADPFTAMKTVVSRLEGSWAICLITANNPHSLYVARSGCPLLLMKDDDTRSVYIASEAVAFMHRTDYFIVLEDGDVMELNYPVVEKLFTTREVCRITKQIIRSTPEPHQFWIQKEVFDQPLVARVALQHFKLVNASQKVRLLKQELEGLMDVTFDSEEHFIKEELELISSLNPDDVRFEIPVHGDANLLKNIEMRHKINLVAAGSSHNAAKYVASLFQRSAMFDHIETDDPTELKMYRYTNPDSTFIYVSQSGETLDTVNACNQLAELNPSALKIALLNNLNTLLDRSCDLTMLVNIGREISLASTKTFTVQIMLLMALIGYIVQAQDLEKHHEEFLRQMKKSIIGYGLALKKVLCTEDICQRVAERLCNVDSMYVIGSGEGYAIAQEAALKFKEITYIHAEGIASGTMKHGSLASIDPKKHTPVICIMTPDEPEVTVNATKQLKARGAFIIMLASNPAMGEGMDEFIQIPECGMLTAACAVVPVQMMAYKIAMLRGWNPDTPRGLAKTVTVV; via the coding sequence ATGAGCTTTGTCGCTAACATTCGCGATATATTATACCGCGGAGACAACAACAGTCACTGTTGCGATGTCAAGCCTAGATCACGTGCAGCGCGTCTGGCCGACGGCATTCGTCGTCGTTTTTCTTGGCCATTTGCCCTTAGAAGGGCGGCTGAATGCTGTGGTGTGGTAGCTTACGTGGGCACTCAGGAGTGTCGTGACATATTGTTGGATGACATTCAATCCATTAAGCACCGTGGTTACGACTCTTGTGGTATTGGTACTATGCGAAGTGACGGTTCCATTGAAGTGACTAAATGTAGCAGTTACAAAGCCCCTGCAAATTGTTTTGACCGTCTTCGTGAGCGTTTGGTAGACCGTCACCTGGGTTCAACGATCGGCATTGCTCATACTCGTTGGGCTACTATGGGTCCGCCAACTGATGAGAATGCTCATCCTCATTGCGATCCTAAAGGCCGTGTTGCTCTTGTACACAACGGTACGGTTACTAACACCGTTGAGCTTTTTAATGAGATGTGCGCCAAGCTGCGTGAGAATGGTTTGGAACCTCATCAGATATATGGTTCCGACATGCGCTGTCCTGATTCCGACAGTAGTGCCATTGCTTACCTCATTGGCCTCAACTTAGACCTTGGTGCTGACCCTTTCACTGCTATGAAAACAGTGGTTTCTCGTTTGGAGGGTTCATGGGCTATATGTCTAATCACTGCAAATAACCCACATTCTTTATATGTAGCTCGTTCTGGTTGTCCGTTGCTGTTGATGAAAGATGACGACACGCGTTCTGTTTATATTGCCAGTGAGGCTGTTGCTTTTATGCACCGTACAGATTACTTCATTGTTCTTGAGGATGGTGACGTTATGGAGTTGAACTACCCAGTTGTAGAAAAGCTGTTTACTACTCGTGAGGTCTGCCGCATTACCAAGCAGATTATTAGGAGCACTCCCGAGCCACACCAGTTCTGGATTCAGAAGGAGGTGTTTGACCAACCCCTTGTCGCTCGTGTTGCGTTGCAGCACTTCAAGCTTGTAAACGCTTCTCAGAAGGTACGCCTTCTAAAACAGGAGCTCGAGGGTCTTATGGACGTTACTTTTGACAGTGAGGAGCACTTCATTAAGGAGGAGCTTGAGTTGATATCCTCATTGAATCCTGATGATGTTCGTTTCGAGATTCCTGTCCACGGTGATGCCAACTTGTTGAAGAACATTGAGATGCGTCACAAGATAAATCTTGTTGCTGCTGGCAGTTCACACAATGCTGCCAAATATGTAGCTTCATTGTTTCAGCGTTCAGCTATGTTTGACCACATTGAGACCGACGACCCTACGGAGTTGAAGATGTATCGATACACTAACCCCGACTCCacttttatatatgtatcacAGAGTGGTGAGACCTTGGACACGGTTAATGCCTGCAATCAGCTGGCTGAGCTCAACCCTAGTGCGTTGAAGATAGCCTTGCTGAACAACCTCAACACACTATTGGACCGCTCTTGTGACCTCACTATGTTGGTTAACATTGGTCGTGAGATTTCCCTGGCATCCACCAAGACGTTCACTGTCCAGATTATGTTACTGATGGCTTTGATCGGTTACATTGTGCAGGCTCAGGACCTTGAGAAGCACCATGAGGAGTTTTTGCGTCAGATGAAGAAGTCAATCATCGGTTACGGTTTGGCGCTGAAAAAAGTGCTTTGTACCGAGGACATTTGTCAGCGCGTTGCTGAGCGTTTGTGCAATGTCGACTCTATGTACGTAATTGGCTCTGGCGAGGGTTATGCTATTGCTCAGGAGGCAGCTTTGAAATTCAAGGAAATCACCTACATACACGCTGAGGGGATTGCATCTGGGACCATGAAGCACGGTAGTTTAGCTTCTATAGACCCCAAGAAACACACTCCTGTGATTTGTATCATGACTCCTGATGAGCCAGAGGTTACTGTGAACGCCACTAAGCAGTTGAAGGCTCGTGGCGCTTTCATTATCATGCTTGCCAGCAACCCTGCTATGGGTGAAGGCATGGATGAGTTCATTCAAATTCCTGAATGCGGCATGCTTACTGCCGCTTGTGCGGTTGTGCCAGTGCAGATGATGGCTTACAAAATTGCTATGTTGCGTGGTTGGAACCCTGATACTCCCCGTGGTCTTGCCAAGACAGTTACTGTTGTATAA
- a CDS encoding Der1-like family protein has protein sequence MNARILLYSTLISLIAHAEVYARSAIHGPIQHAITQVSRQKDLIPVSMSAKGSLYNLATIPTKPMLQCNGVPPKDSSLSLDNDEPKWSLSSLLDSREHWWLSRYVKAIKRLPPVTSSYITLSTIMALLSWGFNDNYPLEILQFDLKSFKSGKIWRILTPFLNFGQLWLAHIFMAQSVALYMASVEVSHCAKPEKFLEFMTFGTMCISLYGLADSLFGKQENTMGSAAYHLHTYVLYYWSRLNEGTVVNCFDLFNLPAEMVPFIFVLQNYLLYKEIYATDIAAIAAAHFYFYNLSNTKAIWPFSLLRKIGFKKLYERFNNEISR, from the coding sequence ATGAATGCACGTATTCTGTTGTATTCCACACTCATCAGTTTGATTGCCCATGCCGAAGTATATGCACGCTCCGCAATTCATGGACCTATACAGCATGCGATAACTCAAGTGTCACGTCAAAAGGATCTCATTCCTGTCTCTATGTCCGCCAAAGGGAGCTTGTACAACCTGGCTACCATACCTACGAAACCAATGCTACAGTGTAATGGAGTACCGCCAAAGGATTCTTCATTGAGCTTAGACAACGACGAACCTAAGTGGAGCCTAAGTTCATTATTGGACTCAAGAGAACACTGGTGGTTATCTCGCTATGTGAAAGCGATCAAAAGATTGCCACCAGTCACTTCGAGCTATATCACACTATCTACGATTATGGCACTATTGTCCTGGGGGTTCAACGATAATTATCCGTTGGAAATATTACAATTCGACCTTAAATCCTTTAAAAGCGGTAAGATATGGAGAATATTAACTCCGTTTCTCAACTTCGGACAACTTTGGCTGGCCCATATCTTTATGGCACAGTCCGTGGCATTGTATATGGCGTCTGTAGAGGTTTCACATTGCGCAAAGCCTGAGAAATTTCTTGAATTTATGACTTTCGGTACCATGTGCATATCACTCTATGGGCTTGCTGATTCTTTGTTTGGTAAGCAGGAGAATACAATGGGAAGCGCGGCGTATCATCTTCATACGTATGTGTTATACTACTGGAGCCGTCTAAATGAAGGGACCGTAGTGAACTGCTTTGATTTATTCAATCTGCCCGCCGAGATGGTTCCCTTTATATTTGTCTTGCAAAACTATCTCCTCTACAAAGAGATTTACGCAACGGATATAGCTGCTATTGCTGCAGCCCATTTTTACTTCTACAACCTCTCCAATACGAAGGCAATATGGCCTTTTTCACTACTACGGAAAATAGGTTTCAAAAAGCTCTACGAGCGatttaacaatgaaatatCTCGTTAA